The proteins below are encoded in one region of Bacillus alveayuensis:
- a CDS encoding uncharacterized protein YlxW (UPF0749 family) (product_source=COG3879; cog=COG3879; pfam=PF05949; superfamily=49348; transmembrane_helix_parts=Inside_1_4,TMhelix_5_27,Outside_28_243) has product MKKEFWKIGLPFSMVTGILGFMFAVQFQSIKEPIVRDTRDMWELREDLKKEQELQVELLNKIRKYEEIYENYRTQHDQSAENALRETLEQLKSEAGLTEVVGQGVILTVEPLFTTNLAGTSIEQVSPELLKRTINELNAYGAEEIAINGHRIINSTVIRNINGITKIDGYNLNQFPITIHVITSDAEKLFNRINGSTLKDDYAIDNLSLSISDPQSKIVVPPFKDTIRIKHMQPLNREKEGKS; this is encoded by the coding sequence TTGAAAAAAGAGTTTTGGAAAATTGGATTGCCCTTTTCCATGGTTACAGGCATTTTAGGATTTATGTTCGCAGTGCAATTTCAGTCCATAAAAGAGCCGATCGTTCGCGATACTCGTGATATGTGGGAGCTTCGTGAAGATTTAAAAAAAGAGCAAGAACTGCAGGTAGAATTGCTGAATAAAATAAGAAAATATGAAGAAATATACGAAAATTACCGCACGCAACATGATCAAAGTGCTGAAAATGCATTACGGGAAACGTTAGAGCAATTAAAATCAGAAGCAGGTCTAACAGAAGTGGTAGGACAAGGGGTTATTTTAACCGTTGAACCGCTTTTTACGACAAATTTAGCCGGTACATCTATTGAACAAGTTTCTCCAGAATTATTGAAACGAACAATTAATGAGTTGAATGCATACGGTGCAGAAGAAATTGCGATTAATGGCCATCGCATCATTAATTCAACCGTTATTCGCAATATTAATGGTATAACGAAAATTGATGGATACAATTTAAATCAATTTCCTATTACAATCCATGTCATCACAAGTGATGCGGAGAAGCTTTTTAATCGCATTAATGGTTCCACGTTAAAGGACGATTATGCCATTGATAATTTAAGTCTATCGATTTCCGATCCTCAGAGTAAAATTGTAGTACCGCCTTTTAAAGACACGATTCGAATTAAACATATGCAACCTTTAAATCGAGAAAAGGAAGGGAAATCTTAA
- a CDS encoding stage II sporulation protein GA (sporulation sigma-E factor processing peptidase) (product_source=KO:K06383; ko=KO:K06383; pfam=PF03419; tigrfam=TIGR02854; transmembrane_helix_parts=Outside_1_4,TMhelix_5_27,Inside_28_35,TMhelix_36_58,Outside_59_61,TMhelix_62_81,Inside_82_87,TMhelix_88_110,Outside_111_124,TMhelix_125_147,Inside_148_307), which produces MSIYLDVIWLLNFCFDLLLIVLTAIILKRRIKWRNVLLSALIGSLLVLIFFTPFANISSHPLTKFFVSCLMIITAFGMKRLRYILQNLLMFYFVSFVMGGAMIGTYYFFEVSFLFHDNMIMTNAGGFGDPISWLFIIIGFPIIWYYSRSQFDQVEETKIQYEHIVVVTIRFMDRTISLKGLIDSGNQLYDPITKTPVMIVEMEKMKRILPEEMVQFISEKDPLSLFEVNEPSWIDHLRIIPYRAVGFDHQFLFAIKPQEIFIEKNDERIKVKKALVGINKTNLSCDGHYECILHPKMIQKGKIENAS; this is translated from the coding sequence TTGTCTATTTATTTAGATGTTATTTGGCTTTTGAACTTTTGCTTTGATCTTTTATTGATAGTATTAACAGCTATTATTTTAAAAAGGAGAATCAAATGGAGAAACGTTTTATTATCAGCATTAATTGGTTCCTTACTTGTGTTAATTTTTTTTACACCATTCGCAAATATTTCTAGCCACCCTCTAACGAAGTTTTTCGTTTCCTGTTTGATGATCATAACCGCCTTTGGGATGAAACGGCTTCGTTATATTTTACAAAATTTATTGATGTTTTATTTTGTTTCTTTTGTTATGGGGGGAGCTATGATCGGAACGTATTATTTTTTTGAAGTCAGCTTTTTATTCCATGATAACATGATCATGACAAATGCAGGGGGGTTTGGTGATCCGATCAGCTGGTTATTTATAATTATTGGCTTTCCAATTATTTGGTATTATTCTCGATCACAATTTGATCAAGTTGAAGAGACAAAAATTCAATATGAGCACATCGTAGTCGTAACGATTCGCTTCATGGATCGCACCATTTCTTTAAAAGGTCTCATTGATAGTGGCAACCAATTATATGATCCTATTACGAAAACACCAGTAATGATTGTTGAAATGGAAAAAATGAAAAGGATTTTACCGGAAGAAATGGTACAATTCATTTCCGAAAAGGACCCGCTATCATTATTCGAGGTCAATGAGCCATCATGGATCGATCATCTCAGAATCATTCCATATCGAGCTGTTGGATTTGACCATCAATTTTTATTTGCCATCAAACCACAAGAAATTTTTATCGAAAAAAATGACGAAAGGATCAAAGTTAAAAAGGCATTAGTGGGCATCAATAAAACGAATTTATCATGTGATGGTCATTATGAATGCATTCTTCATCCGAAGATGATTCAAAAAGGAAAAATTGAAAATGCT
- a CDS encoding small basic protein (product_source=COG3856; cog=COG3856; pfam=PF06947; superfamily=81483; transmembrane_helix_parts=Outside_1_26,TMhelix_27_49,Inside_50_55,TMhelix_56_78,Outside_79_82,TMhelix_83_102,Inside_103_120), translating into MWLPLIGLLLGILLGLLSDVKIPAAYSSYLSIAILASLDTIFGGIRAYLQKIYDHLVFVTGFFFNIVLAASLAFLGVHLGVDLYLVAVFAFGVRLFQNIAVIRRILISNWKNARENAKKK; encoded by the coding sequence ATGTGGCTCCCTCTTATTGGATTATTATTAGGAATTTTATTAGGTTTATTAAGTGATGTAAAAATACCGGCAGCATATTCAAGCTATTTATCAATCGCCATTCTTGCTTCTTTAGATACGATATTTGGAGGTATTCGTGCTTATCTTCAAAAAATATATGATCATCTTGTATTTGTCACTGGATTCTTTTTTAATATAGTATTAGCTGCAAGTTTAGCTTTTCTAGGTGTTCATCTTGGTGTAGACTTGTATTTAGTAGCCGTTTTTGCATTTGGTGTTCGACTATTTCAAAACATCGCTGTTATTCGCCGTATTCTTATTTCTAATTGGAAAAATGCTAGAGAAAATGCGAAAAAAAAATGA
- a CDS encoding cell division protein FtsA (product_source=KO:K03590; cath_funfam=3.30.420.40; cog=COG0849; ko=KO:K03590; pfam=PF02491,PF14450; smart=SM00842; superfamily=53067; tigrfam=TIGR01174), which produces MNSNEIYVSLDIGTSNVKVMIGEMTDETLNIIGVGNVKSKGLKKGSIVDIDETVHSIKKAIEQAERMVGIPINKVVVGISGNHVQLQDCHGVVAVSSENREITNEDVKRVIEAAQVLSIPPEREIIDCIPKQFIVDGLDGIQDPRGMLGVRLEMEGLLITGSKTILHNVLRCVERAGLEISDIALQPLAAGTVALSKDEKNLGVALIEIGGGSTTIAVFEQGHLKATTVLPVGGDHITKDLSIGLRTSTEDAEKVKVNHGYALYNHASQDEVFEVSIIGSDKKQQFNQLEIADIIEARIEEIFQLVKNELKKMGVRDLPGGFVLTGGTVNIPGILELAQTVLASNVRIARPDYIGVREPQYMTGVGLIQFAYKNAKIQGRRIGANVQMEKIPHTIPSETVQTQRQAQKPKQKSEPKVSRVKKFFGYFFE; this is translated from the coding sequence ATGAACAGCAATGAAATATATGTGAGTCTGGACATCGGTACATCCAATGTAAAAGTGATGATTGGGGAAATGACAGATGAAACGTTAAACATTATCGGTGTCGGTAATGTAAAATCAAAAGGATTAAAAAAAGGTTCAATTGTTGACATAGATGAAACGGTTCATTCTATAAAAAAAGCAATTGAGCAGGCTGAAAGAATGGTTGGAATACCAATAAACAAGGTCGTTGTAGGAATTTCAGGAAATCATGTTCAGCTCCAAGATTGTCATGGAGTTGTAGCCGTTTCAAGTGAAAACAGAGAAATAACAAATGAAGATGTAAAGCGAGTGATTGAAGCGGCACAGGTGTTATCCATTCCGCCTGAACGTGAAATTATTGACTGCATTCCGAAGCAATTTATTGTAGATGGTTTAGATGGGATACAAGATCCGCGAGGAATGCTCGGTGTTCGTCTCGAAATGGAAGGTCTGTTAATTACTGGTTCCAAAACGATTCTACATAATGTATTACGATGTGTTGAACGAGCAGGCCTTGAAATTTCAGATATAGCCTTACAGCCGTTAGCTGCTGGAACCGTTGCTTTGTCGAAGGATGAAAAAAATTTAGGCGTTGCTTTAATTGAAATTGGTGGAGGATCAACAACCATTGCTGTATTTGAACAAGGACATTTAAAGGCCACCACTGTATTGCCTGTCGGTGGTGATCATATTACAAAAGATTTATCCATCGGTTTACGCACTTCAACAGAAGATGCAGAAAAAGTGAAAGTTAATCATGGATATGCCTTATATAATCATGCTTCTCAGGATGAAGTGTTTGAAGTATCCATTATTGGCAGTGATAAAAAACAGCAGTTTAATCAATTAGAGATAGCTGATATTATTGAAGCAAGAATCGAAGAGATTTTTCAACTCGTGAAAAATGAATTAAAGAAAATGGGAGTTCGTGATTTACCAGGTGGTTTTGTTTTAACAGGTGGAACGGTCAATATCCCTGGAATATTAGAGCTTGCCCAAACGGTGCTTGCCAGCAATGTTCGAATTGCAAGGCCGGATTATATAGGTGTTCGTGAACCTCAATATATGACAGGTGTTGGCCTTATTCAATTTGCATATAAAAATGCAAAAATTCAAGGTCGACGAATCGGCGCTAATGTTCAAATGGAGAAAATCCCGCATACGATACCGTCTGAAACCGTTCAGACACAACGGCAAGCACAAAAACCGAAACAAAAAAGTGAACCAAAGGTTAGTCGAGTGAAAAAGTTTTTTGGTTATTTTTTTGAATAA
- a CDS encoding cell division protein FtsZ (product_source=KO:K03531; cath_funfam=3.40.50.1440; cog=COG0206; ko=KO:K03531; pfam=PF00091,PF12327; smart=SM00864; superfamily=52490,55307; tigrfam=TIGR00065) → MLEFETNIDGFATIKVIGVGGGGNNAVNRMIEHGVKGVEFIAVNTDAQALNLSKAETKMQIGAKLTRGLGAGANPEVGKKAAEESKEQIEEALKGADMVFVTAGMGGGTGTGAAPVIAQIAKDLGALTVGVVTRPFTFEGRKRAMQAAGGITAMKESVDTLIVIPNDRLLEIVDKNTPMLEAFREADNVLRQGVQGISDLIAVPGLINLDFADVKTIMSNKGSALMGIGVATGENRAAEAAKKAISSPLLETSIDGAQGVLMNITGGTNLSLYEVQEAADIVASASDQDVNMIFGSVINENLKDEIVVTVIATGFSEVEVNPVKSSRPFGGNVKTNAATNREVKREDSQQEMTNRAVQQAEDTLDIPTFLRNRNKRRS, encoded by the coding sequence ATGTTGGAGTTTGAAACGAATATCGACGGTTTTGCAACGATAAAGGTGATCGGTGTTGGTGGCGGCGGAAATAATGCCGTTAACCGCATGATCGAACATGGTGTTAAAGGTGTTGAATTTATTGCCGTTAATACGGATGCACAAGCATTAAATCTATCAAAAGCAGAAACGAAAATGCAAATTGGTGCTAAACTAACAAGAGGTTTAGGAGCTGGGGCAAACCCTGAAGTAGGAAAAAAAGCTGCTGAAGAAAGCAAAGAGCAGATCGAAGAGGCACTTAAAGGTGCTGATATGGTGTTTGTAACCGCTGGAATGGGCGGTGGAACAGGTACCGGTGCTGCTCCCGTCATTGCCCAAATCGCAAAAGATTTAGGTGCTTTAACTGTTGGTGTTGTAACAAGACCGTTTACCTTTGAGGGGCGTAAACGTGCGATGCAGGCAGCAGGTGGTATTACAGCCATGAAAGAATCTGTTGACACGTTAATTGTGATTCCAAATGATCGTCTTCTGGAAATTGTTGATAAAAATACACCAATGCTAGAAGCGTTTCGAGAAGCTGATAATGTCCTTCGTCAAGGTGTACAAGGAATATCCGATTTAATAGCGGTTCCGGGATTAATCAACCTTGACTTTGCAGATGTCAAAACCATTATGTCAAATAAAGGTTCAGCGCTAATGGGTATTGGGGTTGCAACAGGTGAAAATCGTGCAGCTGAGGCAGCGAAAAAAGCGATTTCCAGCCCTCTGCTTGAGACATCCATTGACGGTGCTCAAGGTGTGTTAATGAATATAACAGGTGGAACAAACTTAAGCTTATATGAAGTGCAAGAAGCTGCTGATATCGTGGCCTCCGCATCTGATCAAGATGTGAATATGATTTTTGGTTCAGTAATTAATGAAAATTTAAAAGATGAAATTGTTGTGACGGTCATTGCTACTGGTTTTTCAGAAGTTGAAGTCAATCCTGTCAAATCTTCTCGCCCTTTTGGAGGGAATGTGAAAACGAACGCTGCAACTAATAGAGAAGTGAAACGAGAAGATTCTCAACAAGAAATGACAAATCGTGCCGTACAACAAGCGGAAGATACATTAGATATCCCGACATTTTTACGTAATCGCAATAAACGACGCTCATAA
- a CDS encoding cell division protein FtsQ (product_source=KO:K03589; cog=COG1589; ko=KO:K03589; pfam=PF03799,PF08478; superfamily=47819; transmembrane_helix_parts=Inside_1_27,TMhelix_28_50,Outside_51_266), whose amino-acid sequence MENQKVISLEDRVPKLKEKRKRKANRQLILFIMIFFTLILLIIYLQTPLSKVKVIKVEGAVNITEETIAKLSGITTNTNFWKVEKEEVRANLKKHKLIKDVQIEKKIPYTVIIKIQEFKRVAYVFKNSSYYPILENGDLLPKQSQLIYPDAPLLMEWDDSELIQDMALQLKQLPSGITNAISEIHHTPVKTDDEQITVYMNDGFEVIATIHTFAQKMKSYPNIISQLDRNVKGIIHLEVGSYFEAYNKEEMEKRDEEIQKNEQAEN is encoded by the coding sequence TTGGAAAATCAGAAAGTGATATCTTTAGAGGATCGAGTTCCAAAACTAAAGGAGAAAAGAAAAAGAAAAGCGAATCGTCAGCTCATTTTATTCATCATGATTTTTTTTACATTAATTCTTTTAATTATTTATTTACAAACGCCGTTAAGCAAAGTGAAAGTTATAAAGGTTGAGGGTGCCGTTAATATTACAGAAGAAACCATTGCAAAATTAAGTGGAATAACGACGAATACGAACTTTTGGAAAGTTGAAAAAGAAGAGGTTCGTGCAAATCTAAAAAAACATAAACTGATTAAGGATGTTCAAATTGAAAAAAAAATTCCTTATACTGTAATTATTAAGATTCAGGAATTTAAAAGAGTTGCCTACGTTTTTAAAAATTCATCTTATTATCCGATATTAGAGAATGGGGATTTATTGCCAAAACAATCGCAATTAATCTATCCAGATGCACCTTTATTAATGGAATGGGACGATTCCGAACTTATTCAGGATATGGCCCTTCAATTAAAGCAATTACCTTCTGGCATTACAAATGCTATATCTGAAATTCACCATACGCCAGTGAAAACGGACGATGAACAAATTACGGTCTATATGAATGATGGCTTTGAAGTCATCGCAACAATTCATACATTTGCCCAAAAAATGAAATCCTATCCGAACATCATTAGCCAGTTAGACCGAAATGTGAAAGGAATCATCCATCTAGAGGTCGGTTCTTATTTTGAAGCCTACAATAAGGAAGAAATGGAAAAACGAGATGAGGAGATTCAAAAAAATGAACAAGCTGAAAACTAG
- a CDS encoding uncharacterized protein YlxW (UPF0749 family) (product_source=COG3879; cog=COG3879; pfam=PF05949; superfamily=51735,57959; transmembrane_helix_parts=Inside_1_6,TMhelix_7_29,Outside_30_236): MNKLKTSSFILFIIMLIVGILISYSYQVTKETQSPNHTSSQQWEKEYEIRKLLIEQEKQNRKLQQLLFKKQQQVTEMEEKLKEEKQIYYNLVEDVEKLRMFVGEVGVVGQGIEVTLEDASYVPEGGNVNNYIVHESHLFKVINELLISGASAISINGQRLFHNTYIYCNGPVVTVDGNQYPAPFVIRAIGDPEVLTQALNIAGGVLDQLAYDNIVVKVEKKNEIRMEPLIKNQTTN; this comes from the coding sequence ATGAACAAGCTGAAAACTAGTTCTTTCATTCTTTTTATTATCATGCTTATTGTAGGAATTTTAATTTCCTATTCTTATCAAGTGACAAAAGAAACACAATCTCCTAATCATACTTCTTCGCAACAATGGGAAAAGGAATATGAAATTCGGAAGTTACTCATCGAACAAGAGAAGCAAAATCGTAAGCTTCAGCAACTATTATTTAAAAAACAACAGCAAGTGACAGAAATGGAAGAGAAATTAAAAGAAGAGAAGCAAATTTATTACAATCTTGTCGAGGATGTTGAAAAGCTAAGAATGTTTGTAGGAGAAGTTGGAGTGGTTGGACAAGGTATAGAAGTGACGTTAGAAGATGCATCCTATGTTCCAGAAGGAGGAAATGTCAACAACTACATCGTTCATGAAAGCCATCTTTTTAAAGTGATCAATGAATTGTTGATTTCAGGGGCCTCTGCCATATCCATAAATGGTCAACGGCTGTTTCACAACACCTATATTTATTGTAATGGTCCAGTTGTGACAGTGGATGGAAATCAATATCCTGCTCCGTTTGTCATTCGTGCGATTGGTGATCCTGAAGTATTGACACAGGCGTTAAATATTGCTGGAGGAGTGCTAGACCAGCTAGCTTATGACAATATTGTGGTCAAGGTAGAGAAGAAAAACGAAATCCGCATGGAACCATTAATTAAAAATCAAACGACAAACTAA